In one Shewanella loihica PV-4 genomic region, the following are encoded:
- a CDS encoding tetratricopeptide repeat protein, whose amino-acid sequence MEVSELSPLIESINSLSYRFTFIAGLLTVFYLTWCVRLFMSWFRDDASDRPPELIGADLLIEQARYEQLFKKCHRLLKRRPNNVEAHWYIALCYYHKSRYDKAREYFLKTKKANPHWAEGVDVYLGYMDKLEEADVAVQH is encoded by the coding sequence ATGGAAGTTTCTGAGTTATCCCCATTGATAGAATCTATAAACAGTTTGTCATATCGTTTTACCTTCATAGCCGGATTATTAACGGTTTTCTATCTAACATGGTGTGTTCGCCTTTTTATGAGTTGGTTTAGAGACGATGCTAGTGATCGCCCTCCAGAATTAATTGGGGCTGATCTACTGATCGAGCAAGCGAGATATGAACAGCTTTTTAAGAAGTGCCATCGATTGTTAAAGCGCCGCCCAAACAATGTTGAGGCTCACTGGTATATCGCTTTGTGCTATTACCACAAGTCTCGTTACGATAAGGCAAGGGAATATTTCCTTAAAACTAAAAAGGCAAATCCTCATTGGGCCGAAGGGGTAGATGTTTATTTGGGTTACATGGATAAGCTTGAAGAGGCCGATGTCGCTGTACAGCATTGA
- a CDS encoding GFA family protein, with protein MKRVGNTEILPVHKASCHCGAVELALSLPNGIQKPRRCDCSICRRKGAIVVSVTLDGLSVVKGQEQLKLYQFNTHTAKHYFCGICGIYTHHQRRSNPNEYGVNLGCLEGVNPYDIGEVVTSDGVNHPADN; from the coding sequence ATGAAACGAGTCGGTAACACCGAGATTTTACCTGTGCACAAGGCGAGCTGTCATTGCGGCGCGGTGGAGTTGGCCTTGAGTCTACCCAATGGCATACAGAAACCCAGGCGCTGTGATTGCTCTATCTGCCGCCGCAAGGGGGCTATCGTAGTCTCGGTGACGCTAGACGGATTAAGCGTCGTTAAGGGGCAAGAGCAGCTTAAGCTGTACCAGTTTAATACCCATACCGCGAAGCATTATTTCTGCGGGATTTGCGGCATCTATACCCATCATCAGCGCCGCTCTAACCCGAATGAGTATGGTGTTAATTTGGGATGTCTCGAAGGCGTGAATCCTTATGATATCGGCGAGGTGGTTACTAGTGACGGGGTTAACCATCCTGCCGATAACTAG
- a CDS encoding GrpB family protein — translation MARSIVVIDHQMSWHQAFKVEKAQLLTALGKCVVSLEHIGSTSVPGLAAKPIIDMLLEVDSLAALDAQGEHLRALSYIARGENGIIGRRYFCKSEESKSEEDKSEEGKRDEYKVGPQRTHHLHAFQSGSQQLIAHRAFRDYLIAHPDKADEYAELKRITAKPCHHDSEAYMAAKEEFIQETLALALCWYGKV, via the coding sequence ATGGCGCGCAGCATAGTGGTGATCGACCATCAGATGAGTTGGCACCAGGCGTTTAAGGTTGAGAAGGCGCAGCTGCTAACGGCGCTGGGGAAGTGTGTCGTCAGCCTAGAGCATATCGGTAGTACCTCTGTGCCTGGGCTGGCGGCCAAGCCGATAATCGATATGTTGCTAGAGGTCGACAGCTTGGCGGCGCTGGATGCACAGGGCGAGCATCTAAGGGCCTTAAGCTATATCGCCCGTGGTGAAAATGGCATTATCGGGCGGCGCTACTTTTGCAAAAGCGAAGAAAGTAAAAGCGAAGAAGATAAGAGTGAAGAAGGGAAAAGGGATGAATACAAAGTTGGCCCGCAACGCACCCATCATCTGCATGCTTTTCAAAGCGGCAGCCAGCAACTGATCGCCCACCGCGCCTTTCGTGACTATTTGATAGCACATCCTGATAAGGCGGATGAATATGCCGAGTTAAAGCGTATCACGGCGAAACCCTGCCACCATGACAGCGAGGCTTATATGGCGGCAAAGGAGGAGTTTATACAAGAGACGCTGGCCTTGGCACTTTGCTGGTATGGCAAGGTCTAA
- a CDS encoding YajD family HNH nuclease, whose product MSTHQGQSKLDKVLAEAREYKAKRESGYREKALKLYPWICGRCTREFTHSNLRELTVHHRDHNHDNNPSDGSNWELLCLYCHDNEHAKYEELIQYGPTSETQVEAATYNPFADLKNMMNKK is encoded by the coding sequence ATGTCTACCCATCAAGGTCAAAGTAAATTAGATAAAGTATTGGCAGAGGCCCGCGAATATAAAGCCAAGCGTGAGTCTGGCTATCGCGAAAAGGCGCTTAAACTTTATCCCTGGATCTGCGGACGTTGTACCCGCGAATTTACCCACTCCAATCTCAGGGAACTGACGGTCCATCACAGGGATCATAATCATGACAATAACCCCAGCGACGGTTCCAACTGGGAGCTACTCTGCCTCTATTGCCATGACAACGAACATGCCAAGTATGAAGAGTTGATCCAGTACGGACCGACGAGTGAGACTCAGGTAGAAGCGGCGACCTACAATCCCTTCGCCGATCTTAAGAATATGATGAACAAGAAGTAA
- a CDS encoding DUF1289 domain-containing protein produces MQSPCVARCGLNEEDICMGCFRHIDEIVGWGQADEARQAEIWDNVNRRKQQGKSGENQQIISRQKWLEAEQRLAAQDADNE; encoded by the coding sequence ATGCAATCACCCTGCGTAGCCCGCTGCGGCTTGAACGAAGAAGATATCTGTATGGGTTGCTTTCGCCACATTGACGAGATTGTCGGTTGGGGCCAGGCAGACGAGGCTCGTCAGGCAGAGATTTGGGACAATGTGAACAGGCGTAAACAGCAAGGAAAAAGCGGTGAAAACCAGCAGATCATCAGCCGTCAGAAGTGGCTAGAGGCGGAGCAGCGTCTCGCAGCGCAAGACGCCGATAATGAGTAG
- a CDS encoding methyltransferase, whose product MSYAKQFTALDDLLSSSHALWQVKAFEAEALPWQDEFPRLADLLWQLDDEELDSLDSDSIALHGRLAPALEADLAAKGTIWPLSLLKTLAAGLAHSELAHADFAEQSVDEACAGLSESELGHFSAHIKGRKWQQILAFAARVTPGDDEILEWCAGKGHLGRLLAKGQSRTVVSLEWQQGLCEAGSQFAHQWQLPQRFVCGDALSESAQQLLKREQQAVALHACGELHLSLLRGAAKARTRALAVAPCCYHLISDSHYQPLSVLAQASELSLSKHDLQLPLQRSVIANAKARALRLKEVAWRLGFDSLQRDVTGSSHYLPIPAVKQSQLSGSFREFCAWAAEQKQVKLPKQWDDQGYLAKGFERQRLTRRIDLAAHLFREALELWLLLDRVCFLQEQSYEVSLGAFCDLEVTPRNGLILARLPSCSLPE is encoded by the coding sequence ATGTCCTATGCCAAGCAGTTTACTGCCTTAGATGACCTGCTAAGTAGCAGCCACGCGCTGTGGCAGGTTAAGGCCTTCGAGGCGGAGGCCTTGCCCTGGCAGGATGAGTTTCCAAGACTCGCCGACCTGCTCTGGCAGCTCGATGACGAAGAACTCGATAGTCTGGATAGCGACAGCATAGCGCTGCACGGGCGTCTTGCGCCCGCACTCGAGGCGGATCTTGCCGCCAAGGGCACAATCTGGCCCTTATCTTTACTGAAAACCCTTGCCGCAGGGCTCGCGCATTCTGAGCTAGCACATGCAGACTTCGCAGAGCAGAGCGTGGATGAGGCCTGTGCGGGGCTGTCTGAGAGTGAGCTTGGGCATTTTAGCGCCCACATCAAGGGGCGCAAGTGGCAGCAGATCCTCGCCTTTGCCGCGAGGGTCACACCAGGTGATGATGAGATCTTGGAGTGGTGCGCCGGTAAGGGGCACCTGGGGCGCCTATTGGCCAAGGGGCAGTCGCGCACAGTCGTGAGCCTCGAGTGGCAGCAGGGATTGTGTGAGGCAGGTTCGCAGTTTGCCCACCAGTGGCAATTACCCCAGCGTTTCGTCTGCGGCGATGCCCTGTCAGAATCTGCCCAGCAGCTGCTTAAACGCGAGCAGCAGGCGGTAGCCCTCCATGCCTGCGGCGAGCTGCATCTCAGTTTGCTGCGCGGCGCGGCCAAGGCGAGAACTCGCGCCTTAGCGGTGGCGCCCTGTTGTTATCATCTGATAAGTGACAGTCACTACCAGCCGCTGTCAGTTCTCGCTCAGGCGAGTGAGCTCTCGCTCAGCAAACACGATCTTCAGCTTCCCTTGCAGCGATCTGTGATTGCTAACGCCAAGGCAAGGGCGCTTCGCCTTAAAGAGGTGGCCTGGCGCCTGGGGTTCGATAGCCTGCAACGGGATGTGACCGGCAGCTCACACTACCTGCCGATACCGGCGGTGAAGCAGAGCCAACTGAGCGGTAGCTTCAGGGAGTTTTGTGCCTGGGCAGCAGAGCAGAAACAGGTCAAACTGCCCAAGCAGTGGGACGATCAAGGCTATTTGGCAAAAGGGTTCGAGCGCCAACGCCTGACCCGGCGCATCGATCTGGCTGCGCACCTGTTTCGTGAGGCCTTAGAGCTCTGGCTGCTGCTCGACAGAGTCTGTTTCCTGCAGGAGCAGAGCTATGAGGTGAGCCTAGGCGCCTTTTGCGATCTCGAGGTGACGCCGAGAAACGGCTTGATCCTGGCTCGCCTGCCAAGCTGTTCATTGCCAGAATAG
- a CDS encoding 3-oxoacyl-ACP synthase III produces the protein MKYSRVFINSLAYELAPEVVSTSELESRLAPLYQKFRIPMGQLAALTGIHERRWWPKGHRLSDGALAAAHKSIEETGIDVADLGAVIYTGVCRDQHEPATACRIAAELGVSKDTAIYDISNACLGVLSGILDIANRIELGQIKAGLVVSCESARHIVDITIDNMLAEPTMQNYAQSLATLTGGSGAVAVLLTDGSLPLKSERQHQLLGASHLSAPEHHNLCQWGLQEAGTQLYREFMRTDGVALLKEGVELARHTWAHFLEQRNWLVEQVDKVICHQVGASNRKQVLSALNIPQEKEFPTYQLLGNMGTVSLPVTAAMAHDQGFLRKGDQVSFLGIGSGLNCMMLGLKW, from the coding sequence ATGAAATATTCTCGCGTTTTTATAAATAGTCTGGCCTATGAGCTGGCACCTGAAGTGGTTTCGACTTCAGAGTTAGAGTCTCGATTAGCTCCCTTGTATCAGAAATTCAGGATCCCTATGGGGCAGCTCGCCGCATTGACAGGGATCCACGAGCGTCGCTGGTGGCCGAAAGGGCATAGATTGTCCGATGGCGCCCTGGCGGCGGCGCACAAGTCTATCGAGGAGACGGGGATAGATGTGGCCGATCTCGGCGCCGTGATCTATACCGGCGTCTGCCGCGATCAGCACGAGCCGGCGACCGCCTGTCGTATCGCCGCCGAGCTTGGGGTGTCTAAGGACACCGCCATCTATGACATCAGCAACGCCTGCTTGGGTGTGTTGTCCGGCATTCTGGATATCGCCAACCGCATCGAGCTGGGTCAGATCAAGGCCGGCCTGGTGGTTTCCTGCGAGTCGGCGCGTCATATCGTGGATATCACCATAGATAACATGCTGGCCGAGCCCACCATGCAGAATTATGCCCAGTCGCTGGCGACCCTGACCGGTGGCTCTGGCGCTGTGGCCGTGCTGCTTACCGATGGCAGCCTGCCGCTTAAGAGTGAGCGTCAGCATCAGCTGCTTGGGGCGAGTCACCTTTCGGCGCCCGAACATCATAATCTGTGTCAATGGGGATTACAGGAAGCGGGCACTCAGCTATACCGCGAGTTTATGCGCACCGACGGTGTGGCCTTGCTTAAAGAAGGGGTAGAGCTGGCTCGCCATACCTGGGCGCACTTCCTCGAGCAGCGTAACTGGCTGGTGGAGCAGGTCGATAAGGTGATCTGTCATCAGGTGGGGGCCTCGAACCGTAAGCAGGTGCTGAGCGCGCTCAATATTCCTCAGGAGAAAGAGTTCCCCACCTATCAGCTACTCGGCAACATGGGCACAGTCTCGCTGCCTGTGACGGCGGCCATGGCACACGACCAGGGTTTTCTGCGCAAGGGCGATCAGGTCAGTTTCCTCGGCATAGGCAGTGGTCTCAACTGCATGATGCTCGGACTCAAGTGGTAG
- a CDS encoding alpha/beta fold hydrolase — MLDSLFPIKRNYLDRNGHKLQYVNEGQGEPVVMVHGNPSWSFYYRNLVTALSPNHQCIVPDHIGCGLSDKPDDAGYDYTLKNRIDDLEALLDHLEVKEKITLIVHDWGGMIGMGYAARHPERIKKIVVLNTGAFHLPEAKPFPWALWICRNTLLGTVLVRGFNAFSSIASYVGVKRAPMPKAIREAYVAPFNSWANRISTLRFVQDIPLKPGDRNYELVSEISEKLNQFNQLPMMICWGLKDFVFDKHFLDEWKRRFPEAEVHEFADCGHYILEDASDEVVAQVQQFMAR; from the coding sequence ATGCTCGATTCGTTATTTCCTATTAAACGCAATTACTTAGATCGTAATGGTCACAAGTTGCAATATGTGAATGAAGGCCAGGGTGAGCCCGTGGTCATGGTGCATGGCAACCCGAGCTGGTCTTTCTATTATCGCAATCTGGTGACGGCGTTGAGCCCTAATCATCAGTGCATAGTGCCGGATCATATCGGCTGCGGTCTGTCGGACAAGCCAGACGATGCCGGTTACGACTATACCCTGAAGAATCGTATCGACGATCTGGAAGCCTTGCTGGATCACCTCGAGGTGAAAGAGAAGATCACCCTGATCGTTCACGACTGGGGCGGCATGATAGGCATGGGTTATGCGGCCCGTCATCCCGAGCGGATCAAGAAAATCGTGGTGCTCAACACTGGCGCCTTTCATCTGCCAGAGGCCAAGCCGTTTCCTTGGGCGCTGTGGATCTGTCGTAACACCTTACTGGGCACAGTATTAGTGCGCGGCTTTAACGCTTTCTCCTCTATCGCCTCTTATGTAGGGGTGAAGCGCGCGCCTATGCCAAAGGCGATACGCGAGGCCTATGTGGCGCCCTTTAACTCTTGGGCGAATCGTATCTCGACCCTGCGCTTCGTGCAGGATATTCCGCTCAAGCCTGGCGATCGCAACTATGAACTGGTGAGTGAGATCAGTGAAAAGCTGAACCAGTTTAACCAACTGCCTATGATGATCTGCTGGGGACTCAAAGACTTTGTATTCGACAAACACTTCCTCGATGAGTGGAAGCGTCGATTCCCCGAGGCCGAGGTGCATGAGTTTGCCGACTGTGGTCACTATATCCTGGAAGATGCCAGCGATGAGGTGGTGGCCCAGGTGCAGCAATTTATGGCGCGTTAA
- the oleC gene encoding olefin beta-lactone synthetase: MSETIQVGANLCRHLNRAAKEAPNELAVAVQKACGVLNKQLEYQELNFAKLDAMSDILAHGLYAYGIKRGAKAVLMVTPSLEFFALTFALFKAGIVPILVDPGMGVKNLKQCFQEAEPDAFIGIPKAHLARRLFGWGKSSLTHLVTVGGSKLWGGASLEQLKQLGQGKGPFSMAQLDCDEMCAILFTSGSTGTPKGVVYSHRMFEAQISALKHDYQIAPGERDLATFPLFSLFGPALGMASIVPDMDASKPITANPDYIFAAIERYACTNMFVNPALIERLGQAGTSRDQKVKLGSLKRVISAGAPATIASIKRFSEMLTSDAPVLNSYGATESLPLSMITSHELFDTTEVTDNGGGICVGKPIDGVSMHIIDIDEAEIPTWSADLCLPREQIGEIVVQGPMVSASYYRRDKATAQAKIFDDQGQHYHRMGDLGYLDNQGRLWMCGRKAHRVDCRVDGQPRRYFSIPCERIYNTHSDIKRSALVGIKVKGEMQPLICLELEQGLSCSNAAALYTELRLLGEAHSQTQGITRFLIHPGFPVDIRHNAKIFREKLAVWAQSTYKE, encoded by the coding sequence ATGTCAGAGACGATTCAAGTCGGCGCCAATTTGTGTCGTCATCTCAACCGGGCGGCCAAAGAGGCCCCTAATGAGCTGGCGGTGGCGGTACAAAAGGCCTGTGGCGTCTTGAATAAACAGCTTGAGTACCAAGAGCTGAATTTTGCAAAGCTCGATGCCATGAGCGACATCCTGGCCCACGGCCTGTATGCCTATGGCATCAAACGCGGCGCCAAGGCGGTGTTGATGGTGACGCCGAGCCTGGAGTTTTTTGCCTTAACCTTCGCCCTGTTCAAGGCAGGGATAGTCCCTATCTTAGTGGATCCAGGCATGGGGGTGAAAAACCTCAAGCAGTGTTTTCAAGAGGCCGAGCCCGATGCCTTTATCGGGATCCCCAAGGCCCACCTGGCCAGACGCCTGTTCGGTTGGGGCAAGTCAAGCCTGACTCACTTGGTGACCGTAGGCGGCAGTAAGCTGTGGGGCGGTGCGAGCCTGGAGCAGCTTAAGCAACTGGGGCAAGGCAAGGGACCTTTCTCTATGGCTCAGCTCGATTGTGACGAGATGTGCGCCATCTTGTTTACCAGTGGCAGCACGGGCACCCCTAAGGGCGTTGTCTATTCCCATCGCATGTTCGAGGCGCAGATCAGCGCCCTCAAGCACGACTATCAGATAGCGCCTGGTGAGCGGGATCTCGCCACCTTCCCGCTGTTTTCCCTGTTTGGCCCGGCGCTGGGCATGGCCTCGATCGTGCCTGATATGGATGCCAGCAAGCCGATCACCGCCAATCCCGATTACATCTTTGCGGCCATCGAGCGTTATGCCTGCACTAACATGTTCGTCAATCCGGCGCTTATCGAGCGCTTGGGGCAGGCGGGCACTTCACGGGATCAAAAGGTAAAACTTGGCAGCTTGAAACGGGTGATTTCGGCGGGCGCCCCGGCGACCATAGCGTCGATCAAGCGTTTCAGTGAGATGCTAACGAGTGATGCGCCCGTGCTTAACTCCTACGGGGCCACCGAGTCCCTGCCGCTCAGCATGATAACCAGTCACGAGCTGTTTGATACTACCGAAGTTACAGACAATGGCGGCGGCATCTGTGTCGGCAAGCCGATAGACGGCGTCAGCATGCATATCATCGACATAGATGAGGCCGAGATCCCAACTTGGTCGGCGGATCTCTGCCTGCCAAGGGAGCAGATAGGCGAGATAGTGGTACAGGGCCCCATGGTGAGTGCCAGCTATTATCGGCGCGATAAGGCTACAGCCCAGGCGAAGATCTTCGATGACCAGGGTCAGCATTATCACCGCATGGGGGATCTGGGTTATCTCGATAATCAGGGACGCCTGTGGATGTGCGGTCGCAAGGCCCACAGGGTGGATTGCCGGGTCGATGGTCAGCCGCGGCGTTATTTCTCTATCCCCTGCGAGCGTATTTACAACACTCACAGCGACATCAAGCGTTCCGCCTTGGTGGGCATAAAGGTAAAAGGGGAGATGCAGCCCTTAATTTGTCTCGAGCTGGAGCAGGGGCTGAGCTGTAGCAACGCCGCCGCGCTTTATACCGAGCTTAGGCTGCTGGGCGAGGCCCATAGCCAGACGCAGGGGATCACCCGCTTTCTGATCCATCCGGGCTTTCCCGTCGATATTCGCCATAACGCTAAGATCTTCAGAGAGAAGCTGGCGGTGTGGGCGCAGTCCACCTACAAGGAGTGA
- the oleD gene encoding 2-alkyl-3-oxoalkanoate reductase — protein MSITKHSNHTDNVNLLPEELEALTQLAGLSRHALVTGAGGFLGKAICQRLIAAGIAVTGFARGHYPELEAMGVNMVSGDICDLESVTNAMAGCDLVFHVASKAGVWGSKESYFAPNVQGCDNLLKAAAAHDIDSFVYTSTPSVTFAGEDESGIDERAPYASRFLNYYGESKAIAEQRVTAANSTSLSSANSPSEGKLNTVSLRPHLIWGPEDPHLVPRVIARARAGKLKLVGKVDKLVDTIYVGNAAYAHILAALTLKQNPQQCAGKCYFLSNDEPITMKVILNKILACAELPKVEKRVPASVAYLAGALLEGVYGLLGKCDEPIMTRFVARQLSTCHYFDISAAKRDLNYRPLVSIDEGMVQLSNWLKQEKV, from the coding sequence GTGAGCATCACCAAGCATTCCAATCACACAGACAACGTAAATCTGCTTCCTGAAGAGCTTGAGGCGTTAACTCAGCTGGCGGGTCTTAGCCGCCATGCCTTGGTAACCGGCGCCGGCGGCTTTCTGGGTAAGGCGATTTGTCAGCGACTCATAGCGGCGGGCATTGCCGTGACAGGCTTTGCCCGGGGGCATTATCCCGAGCTCGAAGCCATGGGCGTTAACATGGTGAGCGGCGATATCTGCGATCTCGAGTCCGTAACCAATGCCATGGCCGGCTGCGACCTGGTGTTTCATGTGGCCTCTAAGGCCGGAGTATGGGGCAGCAAGGAGAGCTATTTTGCCCCCAATGTGCAGGGCTGCGACAACCTGCTTAAGGCAGCTGCCGCCCATGATATAGACAGTTTCGTCTATACCAGTACCCCGAGCGTGACCTTTGCCGGTGAAGATGAATCTGGCATAGACGAGCGCGCGCCCTATGCCAGTCGTTTCCTTAACTATTATGGCGAGTCCAAGGCGATCGCCGAGCAGAGAGTGACGGCCGCAAACAGCACCTCATTGTCGAGTGCCAATTCTCCCTCTGAAGGCAAGCTAAATACCGTATCCCTTAGGCCCCATCTCATCTGGGGGCCGGAAGATCCTCATCTGGTGCCCAGGGTGATTGCCCGCGCCCGAGCCGGTAAGCTCAAGTTAGTGGGTAAGGTCGATAAGCTGGTGGATACCATCTATGTCGGCAACGCGGCCTACGCCCATATTCTGGCGGCCCTGACCCTCAAGCAAAACCCGCAGCAGTGCGCCGGAAAGTGTTACTTTTTGAGTAACGATGAGCCGATCACCATGAAGGTTATACTCAACAAGATCTTGGCCTGTGCCGAGCTGCCCAAGGTCGAGAAGCGGGTACCCGCCAGCGTCGCCTATCTGGCCGGCGCCCTGTTAGAAGGGGTCTATGGCCTGCTGGGCAAATGCGATGAGCCCATCATGACACGCTTCGTGGCCAGACAGCTCTCTACCTGTCACTATTTCGATATCTCCGCGGCCAAGCGCGACCTCAACTATCGCCCCTTGGTATCGATCGATGAGGGGATGGTGCAGTTAAGCAACTGGCTGAAGCAGGAAAAAGTATAA
- a CDS encoding globin domain-containing protein, translating into MPLTDEQKQLIQKSFAEINRQNSNFASHFYDCLFAMAPLIRPMFQSERPVFEYHFNELITTAVAKVHQFNEVKPKLEELGRKHLDYGVNISQFEVVRAALLLSIQDCLRDASSPAIEQAWSCYYDEIAKVMIAAMQEAAS; encoded by the coding sequence ATGCCTCTCACCGACGAGCAAAAACAGCTTATTCAAAAGTCCTTTGCCGAGATCAATCGGCAAAACAGCAACTTTGCTTCGCACTTCTACGATTGCCTGTTCGCCATGGCACCCTTGATCCGTCCCATGTTCCAGAGCGAGCGGCCGGTATTCGAGTATCATTTCAACGAGCTCATCACCACGGCCGTTGCCAAGGTGCATCAATTTAACGAGGTCAAGCCTAAGCTAGAGGAGCTGGGACGAAAGCATCTGGATTACGGCGTCAATATTAGCCAATTTGAGGTGGTGCGCGCGGCCTTGTTGCTGTCGATTCAGGATTGCCTGCGAGACGCATCCAGCCCGGCTATCGAGCAGGCCTGGTCATGCTATTACGATGAGATTGCCAAGGTGATGATTGCCGCCATGCAGGAGGCGGCATCCTGA
- the bioA gene encoding adenosylmethionine--8-amino-7-oxononanoate transaminase: MSATTQIDHQFDRQHIWHPYTSMTQALPVYGVVSAEGCELILDDGRRLIDGTSSWWACVHGYGHPYILEAMQKQLSTLSHVMFGGITHPSAIAVSKKLLAMTSDNLTKVFLADSGSIAVEVAMKMALQYWQGRGAPSKQRILTVKHGYHGDTFAAMSVCDPEGGMHTMFGEAVTQQLFAPAPKTPFGETLIADDLEAMEALLNAHHQTIAAVIIEPIMQGAGAMHFYSADYLKGLRALCDRYKVLLILDEIATGFGRTGKLFAYQHAGIEADILCLGKALTGGYISLAATLCSDEVALGISDSPSGVFMHGPTFMGNPLACAAASASLDLINQHQWPEQVAAIEQQMKQELATASAIEGVKAVRCLGAVGVIEMTRSVNTAALQQAFVDRGVWVRPFSSYIYIMPPYTISAQQLSRLTQAMLEVAAIAGAEAKASRGDEASFISHG; encoded by the coding sequence ATGTCTGCGACGACCCAGATCGACCACCAATTCGACCGACAACATATCTGGCACCCCTACACCTCCATGACCCAGGCTCTTCCTGTCTATGGAGTGGTGTCGGCAGAGGGGTGCGAGTTGATCCTGGATGATGGCAGACGCCTAATCGATGGCACCAGCTCCTGGTGGGCCTGTGTGCACGGATACGGCCACCCCTATATCCTGGAGGCGATGCAAAAACAGCTCTCGACCCTCAGCCATGTGATGTTTGGCGGCATCACCCACCCTAGCGCCATCGCGGTGAGCAAGAAGCTACTTGCCATGACCAGCGATAATCTTACCAAGGTGTTTCTGGCCGATTCGGGCTCGATTGCCGTCGAGGTGGCGATGAAGATGGCACTGCAATATTGGCAGGGACGCGGCGCGCCAAGCAAGCAGCGGATACTCACGGTGAAGCATGGCTATCATGGCGACACGTTTGCGGCGATGAGCGTGTGTGACCCAGAAGGCGGCATGCATACCATGTTTGGCGAGGCGGTGACTCAGCAGCTGTTTGCCCCTGCCCCCAAGACCCCCTTCGGCGAAACCCTGATCGCAGACGATCTCGAGGCGATGGAGGCGCTGCTGAACGCCCATCACCAGACCATAGCGGCGGTTATCATAGAGCCCATCATGCAGGGCGCAGGTGCCATGCATTTCTACAGCGCCGACTATCTGAAAGGGCTACGTGCGCTGTGCGATCGCTACAAGGTGTTGTTGATCTTAGATGAGATAGCCACAGGCTTTGGCCGCACCGGTAAGCTGTTTGCCTACCAGCATGCAGGTATTGAGGCGGATATTCTCTGCTTGGGTAAGGCGCTCACCGGCGGTTATATCTCGCTGGCTGCCACCCTGTGTAGCGACGAGGTGGCCTTAGGGATCAGCGACTCCCCCTCTGGCGTCTTTATGCATGGCCCCACCTTTATGGGTAACCCGCTGGCCTGCGCCGCCGCCAGTGCCAGTCTGGATCTGATCAATCAACACCAGTGGCCCGAGCAGGTAGCCGCCATCGAGCAGCAGATGAAGCAGGAGTTAGCGACGGCCAGCGCAATCGAGGGAGTAAAAGCGGTGCGTTGTTTGGGCGCCGTTGGCGTGATTGAGATGACCCGCAGCGTCAATACCGCAGCATTGCAACAGGCCTTTGTGGATCGCGGCGTCTGGGTGCGCCCATTTTCGAGCTATATCTATATCATGCCGCCTTACACTATTAGCGCACAGCAGCTTAGCCGCCTAACCCAGGCGATGCTGGAGGTCGCCGCCATCGCGGGGGCTGAGGCGAAAGCATCGAGAGGCGATGAGGCGAGCTTTATCAGCCACGGGTAA